A window of Candidatus Omnitrophota bacterium contains these coding sequences:
- the hemE gene encoding uroporphyrinogen decarboxylase, with amino-acid sequence MGTNVSRALSDQDQFLLAFKGTNTRVPVWFMRQAGRYLPQYQALKANCPLRELFRNPELAGAITLQPLEILQVDAAILFADIMTMPSGMGFDIDFIDGKGPVIKNPVRHSSDLRRLGKFSGLEHVSRTIQLINAVLPESISLIGFAGSPYTVLTYLCPKHQRMMFEDPKTFHQMMELLTTNTIAYLKQQQKAGIKAFQLFDTWAGSLRDPEYEEFVLPYVQRIFKSVELPSIYFLKNCAHLFDLMDKSGADMLSVCETVDIGQIKTSKGIQGNLLNTMLYAPEKVLLAEVKRLLTAAKKHHRKYVFNLNHGVLPDTDPLKLKAVVEAVHAFKWK; translated from the coding sequence ATGGGCACAAACGTTTCTCGCGCACTGTCTGATCAGGATCAATTCCTGCTGGCTTTTAAGGGCACGAACACCCGGGTGCCGGTGTGGTTCATGCGCCAGGCCGGCCGTTATTTGCCGCAATACCAGGCCCTGAAGGCCAATTGTCCTTTGCGCGAATTATTCCGCAACCCGGAACTGGCCGGAGCCATCACGTTACAGCCGCTGGAGATCCTGCAGGTGGACGCCGCGATCCTGTTCGCCGACATCATGACCATGCCCTCCGGTATGGGTTTTGACATTGATTTTATCGACGGCAAGGGGCCGGTCATTAAAAACCCTGTCCGCCATAGTTCTGACCTGCGTCGTCTGGGAAAATTCAGCGGCCTGGAGCATGTCAGCCGCACCATACAACTGATCAACGCTGTTTTGCCGGAGTCCATTTCGCTCATTGGTTTCGCAGGTTCTCCGTATACGGTCCTGACCTACCTTTGCCCCAAACACCAGCGCATGATGTTCGAAGACCCCAAAACCTTCCATCAAATGATGGAACTCTTAACAACCAACACCATCGCTTATTTGAAACAACAGCAGAAGGCGGGCATCAAGGCGTTCCAGTTATTTGACACATGGGCCGGGTCATTGCGTGATCCGGAATATGAGGAATTTGTTTTGCCGTACGTGCAGAGAATTTTTAAGTCCGTTGAATTGCCCTCGATCTATTTTCTGAAGAATTGCGCCCACCTTTTTGACCTCATGGACAAAAGCGGGGCAGACATGCTGTCGGTCTGCGAAACCGTTGATATTGGTCAAATAAAGACCTCCAAAGGTATCCAGGGCAATTTGCTCAATACCATGCTTTACGCGCCTGAAAAAGTTCTTTTGGCCGAGGTCAAACGTTTGCTGACAGCGGCTAAAAAACATCACCGCAAATATGTTTTCAACTTAAACCATGGCGTCCTGCCCGATACCGACCCTCTTAAACTCAAGGCCGTGGTTGAAGCGGTGCATGCGTTCAAGTGGAAATGA